From one Triticum urartu cultivar G1812 chromosome 3, Tu2.1, whole genome shotgun sequence genomic stretch:
- the LOC125545288 gene encoding uncharacterized protein LOC125545288 yields the protein MAEEHHGAGAGFWLPDEFLDDDFFSDEKAAAAAAAAAARSDSDDEDGLEGLSRRVAGLDCDAGDRAIPKAEVMSGSPQSTLCVLQASGEDSPTGGASQVSSPPSSPLEQRPADPWDLLHEAAGQVARLGVDSIPVPVVNPPPIHGAGVAPPARKPSPPLLPSPKPVGPYQYPPNNSLAQRQAQVARFHLLKQQQLMKHQREQQLAMAAAMAWGSADVGPLGLNPSAWPPLQKSPHHAPPSAAGMRAVFLTPPGAKRECTGTGVFIPRQAGAPAEPKKKPSCSTVLLPARVVQALNLNVEDLGARPCYPGAFVLDHDALVSRSNAMQASQKREHNANANAAAAHSPPLAVACEVNLPPEWTY from the exons ATGGCGGAGGAGCACCACGGCGCCGGCGCCGGCTTCTGGCTGCCGGACGAGTTCCTCGACGACGACTTCTTCTCCGACGAGAAGGCGGCGgccgccgcggcggcggcggcggccaggagcgacagcgacgacgaggacGGGCTCGAAGGGCTCTCGCGCCGCGTGGCCGGCCTCGACTGCGACGCCGGCGACCGCGCCATTCCCAAG GCGGAGGTGATGTCTGGGTCTCCGCAGTCCACGCTCTGCGTGCTGCAGGCCTCCGGGGAGGACAGCCCCACCGGCGGCGCCTCGCAGGTCAGCTCGCCGCCGTCCTCGCCGCTGGAGCAGCGGCCGGCCGACCCATGGGACCTCCTGCACGAGGCCGCCGGGCAGGTGGCCCGCCTCGGCGTGGACAGCATCCCCGTGCCTGTTGTCAACCCTCCTCCCATCCACGGCGCCGGCGTCGCGCCGCCGGCGAGGAAGCCCTCTCCGCCGCTGCTTCCCTCCCCAAAGCCCGTCGGCCCTTACCAGTACCCGCCGAACAACTCGCTCGCACAGCGCCAGGCCCAAGTCGCTCGT TTCCATCTCCTGAAGCAGCAGCAGCTGATGAAGCACCAGCGGGAGCAGCAGCTGGCGATGGCGGCGGCCATGGCGTGGGGTTCCGCCGACGTCGGGCCGCTCGGGCTGAACCCCTCGGCCTGGCCGCCGCTGCAGAAGTCCCCGCACCACGCCCCACCGTCCGCGGCCGGCATGCGCGCCGTGTTCCTCACCCCTCCGGGGGCCAAGCGCGAGTGCACCGGCACCGGCGTGTTCATCCCCCGGCAAGCCGGCGCGCCCGCCGAGCCCAAGAAGAAACCAA GCTGCTCCACGGTCCTCCTCCCGGCGCGCGTCGTGCAGGCGCTCAACCTCAACGTCGAGGACCTCGGCGCCCGCCCGTGCTACCCCGGAGCCTTCGTTCTTGATCACG ACGCGCTGGTGAGCCGGAGCAACGCGATGCAGGCGAGCCAGAAGCGCGAGCACAACGCCAACGCCAATGCCGCCGCCGCGCACTCCCCGCCGCTCGCCGTGGCGTGCGAGGTCAATCTCCCGCCGGAGTGGACGTACTGA